In Panthera tigris isolate Pti1 chromosome C1, P.tigris_Pti1_mat1.1, whole genome shotgun sequence, the following proteins share a genomic window:
- the LOC102969693 gene encoding thioredoxin, with product MVKQIESKYAFQEALNSAGEKLVVVDFSAMWCGPCKTIKPFFHSFSDKYSNMAFLEADVDDCWDVASEREVKCMPTFQFFKKGQKVGELSGASKEKLEATINELI from the coding sequence ATGGTGAAGCAGATTGAGAGCAAGTATGCTTTTCAGGAAGCCTTGAACAGTGCAGGGGAAAAACTTGTAGTAGTTGACTTTTCAGCCATGTGGTGTGGGCCTTGCAAAACGATTAAgcctttctttcattccttctctgACAAGTATTCCAACATGGCGTTCCTTGAAGCAGATGTGGATGACTGTTGGGATGTTGCTTCAGAGCGTGAAGTCAAATGCATGCCAAccttccagttttttaaaaaaggacaaaaggtGGGTGAACTTTCTGGGGCTAGTAAGGAAAAACTTGAGGCTACCATTAATGAATTAATCTAA